In one window of Eggerthella guodeyinii DNA:
- a CDS encoding molecular chaperone TorD family protein, whose translation MPVTKNTASLLSLIAPLFSYLKDEDYGHVLQNAAWQDVRVAAGPSLGEALALPAWEARSSFQNELLVSGMPLAAMPVESLYKAWSAQEGNAFGATRGLYLGDPARHLGAVYEQLAIRVPEAFASMPDHLTLELELLALLLEAGNDAAARQLVTDHFDWLGDYDAALADRADMVAHNGALEPARRRNLLDGIAFLRALTALANRITLSVLDGRDASLRACAQGDRR comes from the coding sequence GTGCCCGTTACGAAGAACACAGCCTCCCTATTATCGCTCATTGCGCCGCTGTTTTCCTACCTGAAGGATGAGGATTACGGTCATGTGCTGCAAAACGCGGCTTGGCAGGATGTGCGCGTTGCGGCGGGCCCCTCGTTGGGCGAAGCGCTCGCGCTCCCGGCGTGGGAGGCGCGTTCGTCGTTCCAGAACGAGCTGCTGGTGTCGGGCATGCCGCTGGCCGCGATGCCGGTGGAGTCGCTGTACAAGGCGTGGTCCGCGCAGGAGGGCAACGCGTTCGGCGCCACCCGGGGGCTGTACCTGGGCGATCCGGCTCGACACCTCGGCGCGGTGTACGAGCAGCTGGCCATCCGCGTGCCCGAGGCGTTCGCCTCGATGCCCGACCACCTGACGCTCGAGCTGGAGCTGCTGGCGCTGCTGCTGGAGGCAGGAAACGACGCCGCCGCCCGCCAGCTGGTAACCGACCACTTCGACTGGCTGGGCGACTACGACGCCGCGCTGGCCGATCGCGCCGACATGGTGGCGCACAACGGGGCGCTCGAGCCCGCACGCCGCCGGAACCTGCTGGACGGCATCGCGTTCTTGCGGGCGCTCACGGCGCTGGCGAACAGGATAACCCTCTCCGTCCTGGACGGGCGCGACGCATCGCTTCGCGCCTGCGCTCAGGGCGACAGGCGATAG
- a CDS encoding molybdopterin-containing oxidoreductase family protein, with product MRETTVSRRTFLKGSAATAALACAAGSISLGSWQAERAVAAEPGATKTAPSLCNGCSSKCGLVATTVDGQLWTLKGNEAHPYAKGRICGRGHGLAQMAYSDERVTQPLRRKDDGSFEPIDWDTAFQEIGEKTKALIAQSGPESLAIIQDPRPSGKQYSARFMNALGSANVYAHSSSCNLSKESAYQLTIGATGYSNDFANAKMVMFIGRSYGDGIRPSSVQSLADAAENGTRVVIVDPRLNNSGIFASDWVPINPGTDLALLMAMANVLIEEDLYDQDFVEQYTSGFDEFAAQAKEYTPAWAEKITDIPAATIEELARAMAKAAPAASIESGWRAVIGCSYNNSFDTARAATAINALLGSWGAKGGALLTSSPKAGTIEDARFKAPAKPEAKRVGDQEYPLAIASAGTNIAALQAMLDGTMKGVFFYNSNAAKGYAQPKKWAEALEKAELVVTIDVQMSETALQSDYVLPEVTYLERLELPEFVGGKKHYVGMRTVVLDKIHPDTKTCDEIFNGLAEACGVGEYFQFTAEDWAEAQLETVGVTLDQIKQDGVVELPDPGFKYGVPAFKTASGTFEFKTDKVGEAGLNPVIGWVPRKVTPKDGEFSIIGGKQGIHSHTMTQNIAALNAISREYHMERLWMAAKDAEGLGIQTGDTVEVSSSEHTGQVEVRVTQRLKPGVVFLPTHYGGDSPQQTRAYQYGISLNDFIPLDAEPGVGSMMSQEVAVTVKKVEA from the coding sequence ATGAGGGAGACAACGGTATCGCGTAGAACGTTTCTCAAGGGTTCGGCCGCAACGGCCGCGCTCGCCTGCGCGGCGGGTTCCATCTCGCTCGGCTCATGGCAGGCGGAGCGCGCCGTAGCGGCCGAACCGGGCGCGACCAAAACGGCTCCGTCGCTGTGCAACGGCTGCTCCAGCAAGTGCGGGCTCGTGGCCACCACGGTGGACGGCCAGCTGTGGACGCTCAAGGGCAACGAGGCGCACCCGTACGCGAAGGGACGCATCTGCGGCCGCGGCCACGGCCTGGCCCAGATGGCGTACTCCGACGAGCGCGTGACGCAGCCCCTGCGCCGCAAGGACGACGGCTCGTTCGAGCCCATCGACTGGGACACCGCGTTTCAGGAGATCGGCGAGAAGACGAAGGCCCTCATCGCGCAGAGCGGTCCCGAGTCGCTGGCCATCATCCAGGACCCGCGCCCCTCGGGCAAGCAGTACTCGGCCCGCTTCATGAACGCGCTGGGCTCGGCGAACGTGTATGCGCACTCCTCGTCGTGCAACCTGTCGAAGGAGAGCGCCTACCAGCTGACCATCGGCGCCACGGGCTACTCGAACGACTTCGCCAACGCCAAGATGGTCATGTTCATCGGCCGCAGCTACGGCGACGGCATCCGTCCCTCGTCGGTGCAGAGCCTGGCCGACGCGGCCGAGAACGGCACGCGCGTGGTCATCGTCGACCCGCGCCTCAACAACTCCGGCATCTTCGCCAGCGATTGGGTGCCCATCAATCCCGGCACCGACCTGGCGCTGCTCATGGCCATGGCGAACGTGCTCATCGAGGAGGACCTGTACGACCAAGACTTCGTGGAGCAGTACACCTCCGGCTTCGACGAGTTCGCCGCGCAGGCCAAGGAGTACACGCCGGCCTGGGCCGAGAAGATCACCGACATCCCGGCGGCCACCATCGAAGAGCTTGCCCGCGCCATGGCGAAGGCGGCCCCGGCGGCCTCCATCGAGTCGGGCTGGCGCGCCGTCATAGGCTGCTCGTACAACAACTCGTTCGACACGGCGCGCGCCGCGACGGCCATCAACGCGCTGCTGGGCAGCTGGGGCGCGAAGGGCGGCGCGCTGCTGACGTCCTCGCCGAAGGCCGGCACCATCGAGGACGCCCGCTTCAAGGCGCCCGCGAAACCCGAGGCCAAGCGCGTGGGCGATCAGGAGTACCCGCTGGCCATCGCCAGCGCCGGCACGAACATCGCCGCGCTGCAGGCCATGCTCGACGGTACGATGAAGGGTGTGTTCTTCTACAACTCGAACGCCGCGAAGGGCTATGCGCAGCCGAAGAAGTGGGCCGAGGCCCTCGAGAAGGCCGAGCTCGTGGTGACCATCGACGTGCAGATGTCCGAGACCGCGCTGCAGTCCGATTATGTGCTGCCCGAGGTGACCTACCTCGAGCGCCTCGAGCTTCCCGAGTTCGTGGGCGGCAAGAAGCACTACGTGGGCATGCGCACGGTGGTGCTGGACAAGATCCACCCCGACACGAAGACGTGCGACGAGATATTCAACGGCCTGGCCGAAGCCTGCGGCGTGGGTGAGTACTTCCAGTTCACCGCCGAGGACTGGGCCGAAGCCCAGCTGGAAACCGTGGGCGTGACGCTCGACCAGATCAAGCAGGACGGCGTGGTGGAGCTGCCCGACCCGGGCTTCAAGTACGGCGTGCCCGCGTTCAAGACGGCGTCGGGCACGTTCGAGTTCAAAACCGACAAGGTGGGCGAGGCCGGCCTCAACCCGGTGATCGGCTGGGTGCCGCGCAAGGTGACGCCGAAGGACGGCGAGTTCTCCATCATCGGCGGCAAGCAGGGCATCCACTCCCACACCATGACGCAGAACATCGCCGCGCTCAACGCCATCTCGCGCGAGTACCACATGGAGCGCCTGTGGATGGCCGCGAAGGACGCCGAGGGTCTGGGCATCCAGACGGGCGACACGGTGGAGGTGTCGTCGAGCGAGCACACCGGCCAGGTAGAGGTGCGCGTGACGCAGCGCCTCAAGCCCGGCGTGGTGTTCCTGCCCACGCACTACGGCGGAGACTCGCCGCAGCAGACGCGCGCGTATCAGTACGGCATCAGCCTGAACGACTTCATCCCCCTCGACGCCGAGCCGGGCGTGGGCTCCATGATGAGCCAGGAAGTAGCCGTCACGGTGAAGAAGGTGGAGGCATAA
- a CDS encoding 4Fe-4S dicluster domain-containing protein, producing the protein MARYGMLINTKKCVGCSACRIACQMKNHLEPEESFITYHEIETGEYPNVYNEIVPTQCMHCEDAPCAAVCPTHATYITDSGVVLVDENKCIGCKYCMAACPYQARIVQEKTGVVEKCRFCWDGENPGNPPACVGTCISGARIFGDLDDPESEINQAIAQYHAQPLGSNLTVSKIYYVR; encoded by the coding sequence ATGGCACGCTACGGAATGCTCATCAACACGAAGAAGTGCGTCGGCTGCTCGGCCTGCCGCATCGCCTGCCAGATGAAGAACCATCTGGAACCCGAGGAATCGTTCATCACGTATCACGAGATCGAGACGGGGGAGTACCCCAACGTCTACAACGAGATCGTCCCCACCCAGTGCATGCACTGCGAGGACGCTCCCTGCGCCGCCGTGTGCCCGACGCACGCCACCTATATCACCGATTCCGGCGTGGTGCTGGTGGACGAGAACAAGTGCATCGGCTGCAAGTACTGCATGGCCGCGTGCCCCTACCAGGCACGCATCGTGCAGGAGAAGACCGGCGTGGTGGAGAAGTGCCGCTTCTGCTGGGACGGCGAGAATCCGGGCAACCCGCCCGCGTGCGTGGGAACCTGCATCTCGGGCGCGCGCATCTTCGGCGACCTGGACGATCCCGAGAGCGAGATCAACCAGGCCATCGCGCAGTACCATGCGCAACCGCTCGGCAGCAATCTGACCGTATCCAAGATCTACTACGTGAGGTGA
- the nrfD gene encoding NrfD/PsrC family molybdoenzyme membrane anchor subunit codes for MVWGPMIAWYLFLAGASAGAFLTSAFVEAKYPESVKMRVAGRIIAPVFVGIGLLMLMLDAEAGLMNPLRFFWLVSNPGSVMTLGVYFICVYMPVALVVALLEILKKRVPKWLTWIGIVAAFAVAAYTGFLLGVVKAYPLWNNAVLPILFVVSALSAGLAATSLVGLIVDRERFEQMWLIKKSHVILSAIEMVVLATMLIIVAAGSFEGAASVQSLVAGQYAPAFWGGIVLLGLVAPFLIEGYPVFIAKRVETSTTSLVVSVIGEAGVLVGGFMLRLLVILAALPVLFL; via the coding sequence ATGGTTTGGGGACCTATGATCGCTTGGTACCTGTTTTTGGCCGGCGCGTCGGCGGGAGCGTTCCTGACGTCCGCGTTCGTCGAAGCCAAGTACCCTGAGAGCGTGAAGATGCGCGTCGCTGGCCGCATCATCGCTCCCGTGTTCGTCGGCATCGGCCTGCTGATGCTCATGCTAGACGCCGAAGCCGGGCTCATGAACCCGCTGCGTTTCTTCTGGCTCGTCTCGAACCCCGGTTCGGTGATGACGCTGGGCGTGTACTTCATCTGCGTGTACATGCCGGTGGCCCTCGTGGTGGCGCTGCTTGAGATCTTGAAGAAGCGCGTGCCGAAGTGGCTCACGTGGATCGGCATCGTGGCGGCGTTCGCCGTGGCGGCCTACACCGGCTTCCTGCTGGGCGTCGTGAAGGCGTACCCGCTGTGGAACAACGCCGTCCTGCCCATCCTGTTCGTGGTGTCGGCATTGTCGGCGGGCCTCGCGGCCACGTCACTCGTGGGCCTCATCGTGGATCGCGAGCGCTTCGAGCAGATGTGGCTCATCAAGAAGTCGCACGTCATCCTGTCGGCCATCGAGATGGTGGTGCTCGCCACGATGCTCATCATCGTTGCGGCGGGCAGCTTCGAGGGCGCGGCGTCGGTGCAGTCGCTCGTGGCCGGGCAGTACGCCCCGGCGTTCTGGGGCGGCATCGTGCTGCTGGGCCTCGTGGCGCCGTTCCTCATCGAGGGCTACCCGGTGTTCATCGCGAAGCGCGTCGAGACGTCGACCACCTCGCTCGTGGTGAGCGTCATCGGCGAGGCCGGCGTGCTCGTGGGCGGCTTCATGCTGCGCTTGCTGGTCATCCTGGCCGCGCTGCCGGTGCTGTTCCTGTAG
- a CDS encoding 4Fe-4S dicluster domain-containing protein, whose translation MEDSHVPHWGMVIDLAKCVGCDSCTVACKAENRTPPGITYNVVLEQETGTYPNVRIEAVPRPCMQCENPACVSVCPVRATYRGEDGIVVIDADRCIGCKYCIAACPYGARSADEGSSYALEMQAADQVTAPEYGVDRGARGAYRGTYGTVRKCTFCAHRIAEGEAPACCETCIGDARYFGDLNDPASKVAQLAASPRAFRLREELGTNPSVYYLK comes from the coding sequence ATGGAAGACTCCCACGTTCCGCATTGGGGCATGGTCATCGACCTTGCGAAGTGCGTCGGGTGCGACTCGTGCACCGTCGCATGCAAGGCCGAGAACCGCACGCCTCCCGGCATCACGTACAACGTGGTACTCGAGCAGGAGACGGGCACGTACCCCAACGTGCGCATCGAGGCGGTGCCGCGTCCCTGCATGCAGTGCGAGAACCCGGCGTGCGTGTCGGTGTGCCCGGTGCGCGCCACGTACCGCGGCGAAGACGGCATCGTCGTGATCGACGCCGACCGGTGCATCGGCTGCAAGTACTGCATCGCCGCCTGCCCCTACGGCGCGCGCTCGGCCGACGAGGGCTCGTCGTACGCGCTTGAGATGCAGGCCGCCGACCAGGTGACCGCGCCCGAGTACGGCGTGGATCGCGGCGCGCGCGGCGCGTACCGCGGCACGTACGGCACGGTGCGCAAGTGCACGTTCTGCGCGCACCGCATCGCCGAGGGCGAGGCGCCCGCGTGCTGCGAGACGTGCATCGGCGATGCGCGGTACTTCGGCGACTTGAACGACCCGGCGTCGAAGGTGGCGCAGCTGGCGGCCTCGCCGCGGGCGTTCCGCCTGCGCGAGGAGCTGGGCACGAACCCGTCTGTCTACTACTTGAAATGA
- the nrfD gene encoding NrfD/PsrC family molybdoenzyme membrane anchor subunit produces MASTTENREARKAPGSREPRLRTYALPAPFSRRATAAWAVIVGVLLAAGAFFMFDRLANGLGMAGATNAVPWGLWVVVYIWFSGLAGGLYLLSALVYLLRLPRFAPIARLSLGLSIVSLAVSMIFIGIDLGAIRHSLGTLLFFHWSSPLAWEIKAYVVFMAIAVVQFALVLLNDKRAAEAAAGGDGDGAAGSGSADALRRRGNVNLAIRVLAGVGVATSFVGPPGGTGMFFAAVKTRGLWEGGITSVLFYVMAIVTAAAFLIVVYRLLARVRGAQPDAGVLVGLNRVLAASLFALAFCVFFQVAPALLSGDPAVAAAVQVMVAGPLAPLFWLGEIGLGLVAPAALLTVGALRSRGGRGAAIAGGAWAAAAALAAMAGVLALRYVLVVAGFSVPLLAGMPAPAYVPSVGEVMVALFVLGLAVGCYGLAVRLLPLERVGASEGEERLESAYAEPVADAGASSSGEGSWTKEVRDGSAA; encoded by the coding sequence ATGGCATCGACAACTGAGAATCGGGAGGCGCGGAAGGCTCCCGGGTCGCGCGAGCCGCGGCTGCGGACCTACGCGCTGCCGGCGCCGTTCTCGCGCCGCGCCACCGCGGCCTGGGCCGTTATCGTGGGCGTGCTGCTGGCAGCGGGCGCGTTCTTCATGTTCGACCGGCTGGCGAACGGCCTGGGCATGGCCGGGGCCACGAACGCCGTGCCCTGGGGCTTGTGGGTGGTGGTGTACATCTGGTTCTCGGGGCTGGCGGGCGGCTTGTACCTCCTGTCGGCGCTCGTGTACCTGCTGAGGCTGCCGCGCTTCGCGCCCATCGCGCGTTTGTCGCTGGGCTTGAGCATCGTGTCGCTTGCGGTGTCGATGATCTTCATCGGCATCGACCTGGGCGCCATCCGGCATTCGCTGGGCACGCTGCTGTTCTTCCACTGGTCGTCGCCGCTGGCCTGGGAGATCAAGGCGTACGTGGTCTTCATGGCGATCGCCGTCGTGCAGTTCGCCCTCGTGCTGCTGAACGACAAGCGCGCGGCGGAGGCTGCGGCGGGCGGCGATGGCGACGGGGCTGCGGGCTCGGGGAGCGCCGACGCGCTCAGGCGGCGCGGCAACGTGAACCTGGCCATCCGCGTGCTGGCCGGCGTGGGCGTGGCCACGTCGTTCGTGGGGCCTCCGGGCGGCACGGGCATGTTCTTCGCCGCGGTGAAAACCCGCGGGCTGTGGGAGGGCGGCATCACGTCGGTGCTGTTCTACGTCATGGCCATCGTGACGGCCGCCGCGTTTCTGATCGTGGTGTATCGGTTGCTCGCGCGCGTGCGCGGCGCGCAGCCGGACGCGGGCGTGCTCGTGGGGCTGAACCGCGTGCTGGCGGCGTCGCTGTTCGCGCTGGCATTCTGCGTGTTCTTCCAGGTGGCGCCCGCGCTGCTGTCGGGCGACCCGGCGGTGGCCGCGGCCGTGCAGGTGATGGTGGCGGGCCCCTTGGCGCCGCTGTTCTGGCTGGGCGAGATCGGGTTGGGCCTCGTGGCGCCCGCGGCGCTGCTGACGGTGGGCGCGCTGCGTTCGCGCGGCGGCCGCGGAGCCGCGATCGCGGGAGGCGCGTGGGCGGCGGCCGCCGCGCTGGCGGCCATGGCGGGCGTGCTGGCGCTGCGCTACGTGCTGGTGGTGGCCGGGTTCTCGGTGCCGCTCTTGGCCGGCATGCCCGCGCCGGCGTACGTGCCCAGCGTGGGCGAGGTGATGGTGGCCCTGTTCGTGCTGGGCTTGGCCGTGGGTTGCTACGGCCTGGCCGTGCGGCTGCTGCCGCTCGAGCGCGTGGGTGCGAGCGAGGGTGAGGAGCGGTTGGAAAGCGCATATGCGGAACCGGTGGCCGACGCGGGTGCGTCGTCGAGCGGCGAGGGATCGTGGACCAAGGAGGTGCGCGATGGAAGCGCAGCGTAG
- a CDS encoding molybdopterin-dependent oxidoreductase codes for MEAQRRDEERRDTAGEPQRASVFGTPSRRAVVGAGCAVAAGAVLAGGGLGAYMATDDPLTDEPHGRGSATGAYAADDVILSMCNNCNTYCTIKVRVADAADGAGANEGATALVRKIAGNPYSPLNSQPYAPVPYATRPEEALAPGDDMAVAGRAANGGMICLKGQAGIQLAHDRFRITRPLRRVGARGSDEWETVDWDTALDEIVHGSPALGTPGIAEWYAYAPKKQVEADAALVESGEMTQDAFAAKWADTLIDVDHPDLGPKSNLFCAAGGDRMFLIGDRLTQQGFGSVNNFNHGGVCGMTGVMANVRTHPTTNHKRMYADIDHCECLIIWGTEPMTANKGPSWLAPRLSAARERGMKLYVVDPRQGRSASKADRWLPVVPGKDAELAFAMMSWIVANERYDARYLAAPGKRAAAALGEPTWSDATHLVAVDLPNRPVVTAKLLGRTDDGLPDDARFVLVDGELTAADAVEGAADLLADAQVEVKGVPTRVKSVFRLLKERIEERTLEEYAADAGIEPALVEEVAREFTSHGKRACVMSYRGPAMHANGFDAVRAVGYLNFLIGNHDWKGGHIAAGAKFAPFTGRYDLQTVPDAHAGWGIPITRQKTEYEKTSYFKQDGYPAPRPWYPLPGNLSHEIVPTLRAGYVYDHLGALFIHRHSLVDSTPGGQRLGDVLGDPAKINLLVSFDVEIGDTSRFADFVLPDKTYLERFSQESLYPNQQYQLIQLGQPAVRAYEGPRSVEDVYLDIMQRLELPGVGEHAVPVGKDGAGPAAALATEYDYWLKMAANIAYAGEQPVPDADADELALFERARTRALGDAFDLEVWKAAVTEEEWPKVVYVLNRGGRFASADPAKDDGYEGDLIKTRYAGLCAFYDPKTASLKDALTGENFDGLAHAAPVAFADGTPMERPSERPLAFINWKARTNGTHRTIASSWLRELTTENFVWMAPADAEARGLANGDAVEVVGPEGALAGHVRVTEGIRPGVVGANYSFGHAGYAARPVTIDGASVGPAPDYLEEEGVLDGDEPGKQKTGFAGGRGRGFCMNELLPEETLAGGGGVTDPIGGGAAQFDLWVDVRKA; via the coding sequence ATGGAAGCGCAGCGTAGAGACGAAGAGCGGCGGGACACGGCAGGCGAGCCGCAGCGCGCGAGCGTGTTCGGCACGCCGTCGCGCCGCGCGGTGGTGGGCGCCGGGTGCGCGGTTGCCGCCGGCGCCGTGCTGGCCGGCGGCGGCCTGGGCGCCTATATGGCAACCGACGACCCGCTGACCGACGAGCCGCACGGACGCGGTTCCGCCACCGGCGCGTACGCGGCCGACGACGTGATCCTGTCGATGTGCAACAACTGCAACACGTACTGCACCATCAAGGTGCGCGTGGCCGACGCGGCCGACGGCGCGGGCGCGAACGAGGGCGCCACGGCGCTCGTGCGCAAGATCGCCGGCAACCCGTACTCGCCGCTCAACTCGCAGCCCTACGCGCCCGTTCCCTATGCGACGCGTCCCGAGGAAGCGCTTGCTCCCGGCGACGATATGGCGGTTGCGGGTCGCGCTGCCAACGGCGGCATGATCTGCCTCAAGGGCCAGGCGGGCATCCAGCTGGCGCACGACCGCTTCCGCATCACGCGCCCCCTGCGGCGCGTCGGCGCGCGCGGAAGCGACGAATGGGAGACGGTGGATTGGGACACGGCCCTCGACGAGATCGTGCACGGATCGCCCGCCCTCGGCACGCCCGGCATCGCCGAATGGTACGCGTACGCGCCGAAGAAGCAGGTGGAGGCCGACGCCGCGCTCGTGGAATCCGGCGAGATGACCCAAGACGCGTTCGCGGCGAAGTGGGCCGACACGCTCATCGACGTGGACCATCCCGACCTGGGACCGAAGTCCAACCTGTTCTGCGCGGCCGGCGGTGACCGCATGTTCCTCATCGGCGACCGCCTCACCCAGCAGGGGTTCGGCTCGGTCAACAACTTCAACCACGGCGGCGTGTGCGGCATGACCGGCGTCATGGCCAACGTGCGCACGCATCCCACGACGAACCACAAGCGCATGTACGCCGACATCGACCACTGCGAATGCCTCATCATCTGGGGCACCGAGCCGATGACAGCGAACAAGGGGCCGTCGTGGCTGGCGCCGCGCCTGTCGGCGGCGCGCGAGCGCGGCATGAAGCTCTATGTGGTGGACCCGCGCCAGGGGCGCAGCGCGTCGAAGGCCGACAGGTGGCTGCCCGTGGTGCCCGGCAAGGACGCCGAGCTGGCCTTCGCTATGATGTCGTGGATCGTCGCCAACGAGCGCTACGATGCCCGCTATTTGGCGGCGCCCGGCAAGAGAGCGGCTGCGGCGCTCGGCGAGCCCACGTGGTCGGACGCGACGCACCTCGTGGCGGTCGATCTGCCGAACCGGCCCGTCGTCACCGCGAAGCTGCTCGGGCGCACGGACGATGGATTGCCCGACGATGCGCGGTTCGTGCTCGTCGACGGCGAGCTGACCGCCGCCGACGCCGTGGAGGGCGCGGCCGATCTGCTGGCAGACGCCCAGGTGGAGGTCAAGGGCGTGCCGACGCGCGTGAAAAGCGTGTTCCGGCTTTTGAAGGAGCGCATCGAGGAGCGGACGCTCGAGGAGTACGCCGCCGACGCGGGCATCGAGCCCGCCCTGGTGGAGGAGGTCGCGCGCGAGTTCACGTCGCATGGCAAGCGCGCCTGCGTCATGAGCTACCGCGGCCCGGCCATGCACGCCAACGGATTCGACGCGGTGCGCGCGGTGGGTTACCTCAACTTCCTCATCGGCAACCACGATTGGAAGGGCGGGCACATCGCCGCCGGTGCCAAGTTCGCCCCGTTCACGGGTCGTTACGACCTGCAAACCGTGCCGGACGCGCACGCGGGCTGGGGCATTCCCATCACGCGTCAGAAGACGGAGTACGAGAAGACGAGCTACTTCAAGCAGGACGGCTACCCTGCGCCGCGACCGTGGTACCCGCTGCCGGGCAACCTGTCGCACGAGATCGTCCCGACGCTGCGCGCCGGCTACGTGTACGACCACCTGGGCGCGCTGTTCATCCACCGCCACTCGCTCGTGGACTCCACGCCGGGCGGCCAGCGCCTCGGCGACGTGCTGGGCGATCCCGCCAAGATCAACCTGCTCGTGTCGTTCGACGTGGAAATCGGCGATACGTCGCGCTTCGCCGACTTCGTGCTGCCCGACAAGACCTACCTCGAGCGGTTCAGCCAGGAGTCCCTCTACCCCAACCAGCAGTACCAGCTCATCCAGCTGGGCCAGCCGGCCGTCCGCGCCTACGAGGGCCCGCGCTCGGTGGAGGACGTCTACCTCGACATCATGCAGCGCCTCGAGCTGCCGGGCGTGGGCGAGCATGCCGTGCCGGTGGGCAAGGACGGCGCAGGCCCCGCGGCGGCGCTGGCAACCGAGTACGACTACTGGTTGAAGATGGCCGCGAACATCGCGTACGCCGGCGAGCAGCCGGTGCCCGACGCCGATGCCGACGAGCTGGCCCTGTTCGAGCGCGCTCGCACCCGCGCGCTGGGCGATGCCTTCGACCTCGAGGTGTGGAAGGCCGCCGTTACGGAAGAGGAGTGGCCGAAGGTGGTGTACGTGCTCAACCGCGGCGGGCGCTTCGCGTCGGCCGACCCCGCGAAGGACGACGGCTACGAAGGCGACCTCATCAAGACGAGGTACGCCGGCCTGTGCGCGTTCTACGACCCGAAAACCGCGTCGTTGAAAGATGCGCTGACCGGCGAGAACTTCGACGGCCTGGCCCATGCGGCACCCGTCGCCTTCGCCGACGGCACGCCGATGGAGCGTCCCTCCGAACGCCCGCTCGCGTTCATCAACTGGAAGGCCCGCACGAACGGCACGCATCGCACCATCGCCTCGTCGTGGCTGCGCGAGCTGACCACCGAGAACTTCGTGTGGATGGCGCCGGCCGACGCCGAGGCGCGCGGCTTGGCGAACGGCGACGCCGTGGAGGTCGTGGGGCCGGAGGGCGCGTTGGCCGGCCACGTGCGCGTGACGGAGGGCATCCGTCCCGGCGTGGTGGGCGCGAACTACTCGTTCGGGCATGCGGGTTACGCCGCGCGCCCGGTCACCATCGACGGCGCGTCGGTGGGCCCCGCACCCGACTACCTGGAAGAAGAGGGCGTCCTCGACGGCGACGAGCCCGGCAAGCAGAAGACTGGCTTCGCCGGAGGGCGCGGCCGCGGCTTCTGCATGAACGAGCTGCTGCCCGAGGAAACGCTCGCCGGCGGAGGCGGCGTCACCGACCCCATCGGCGGCGGCGCGGCCCAGTTCGACCTCTGGGTGGACGTGCGGAAGGCGTAA